From Nicotiana tabacum cultivar K326 chromosome 22, ASM71507v2, whole genome shotgun sequence, one genomic window encodes:
- the LOC107823528 gene encoding homocysteine S-methyltransferase 2, with protein sequence MGTVDANAQSSSSLIKDFIHKCGGVAVIDGGFATELERHGADLNDPLWSAKCLLTDPHLVRAVHLDYLEAGADIILSSSYQATIQGFKAKGYSLEESESLLKRSVEIACEARDVYYTRCCKSLSDHSTDGKVLKQRPILVAASVGSYGAYLADGSEYSGEYGDAIDLKFLKDFHRRRVQLLAESGADLIAFETVPNKLEAQAFVELLEEEDIKTPAWLSFNSKDGINVVSGDSLSECAAIGESCEKVLAVGINCTPPRFILDLIRSINQVTTKPILIYPNSGESYDGDRKEWVRNTGIADEDFVPYVNKWCEAGASLVGGCCRTTPNTIREIHHALSSRRTV encoded by the exons ATGGGTACTGTCGACGCCAATGCACAGTCATCCTCCTCTCTCATCAAAGATTTCATCCACAAATGCGGCGGCGTTGCCGTGATCGACGGCGGCTTCGCGACGGAGCTGGAACGTCATGGCGCCGACCTCAATGATCCTCTTTGGAGCGCCAAATGTCTCCTCACTGATCCTCACCTCGTCCGCGCC GTACACTTGGATTACCTTGAAGCTGGTGCAGATATTATACTCAGTTCATCTTATCAG GCAACTATCCAGGGGTTTAAGGCCAAAGGATATTCTCTAGAAGAAAGTGAATCCTTGCTCAAAAGGAGTGTTGAGATTGCGTGTGAAGCACGAGATGTCTACTATACTAGATGCTGTAAATCTTTGTCTGATCATAGCACTGATGGAAAGGTTCTCAAACAGCGTCCTATCTTAGTTGCGGCATCTGTTGGGAGTTATGGGGCCTATTTAGCTGATGGTTCTGAATACAG TGGGGAATATGGGGATGCAATTGATCTCAAGTTTCTAAAGGATTTTCATCGAAGAAGGGTTCAGCTTCTTGCAGAATCTGGTGCTGATCTAATAGCTTTTGAGACTGTGCCAAATAAACTAGAAGCACAG GCTTTTGTCGAGCTTCTTGAGGAAGAAGACATAAAGACTCCTGCCTGGTTATCCTTCAACTCTAAAGATGGTATAAATGTGGTTAGTGGTGATTCTTTATCAGAATGTGCTGCAATTGGTGAATCATGTGAAAAGGTTTTAGCTGTTGGAATCAACTGTACTCCTCCTAGATTTATTCTGGATCTTATTCGATCCATCAATCAG GTAACAACAAAGCCAATCCTTATATACCCCAATAGTGGTGAGAGTTACGATGGTGATCGGAAGGAGTGGGTG CGTAATACTGGGATAGCAGATGAAGATTTTGTTCCTTATGTTAATAAATGGTGTGAGGCCGGAGCATCCCTAGTAGGAGGTTGCTGCAGAACTACTCCGAATACCATTAGAGAAATACACCATGCACTCTCCAGCCGACGTACTGTCTAA